A window of the Echeneis naucrates chromosome 3, fEcheNa1.1, whole genome shotgun sequence genome harbors these coding sequences:
- the arl6 gene encoding ADP-ribosylation factor-like protein 6 isoform X1 produces MGLFDKLAGWLGLKKEVNVLCLGLDNSGKTTIINQLKPSNAQAQDIVPTIGFSIEKFKTSSLSFTVFDMSGQGRYRNLWEHYYKEGQAIIFVIDSADKLRMVVAKEELDTLLNHHDIKHRRIPILFFANKMDVRDALSSVKVSQLLCLENIKDKPWHICATDALKGEGLQEGVDWLQGMLTVHKNENQIKTMRT; encoded by the exons ATGGGGCTGTTCGACAAGTTGGCAGGATGGCTGGGGTTGAAGAAGGAGGTGAATGTGCTCTGTCTTGGCTTGGACAACAGCGGAAAAACAACAATCATTAACCAACTCAAGCCCTCCAAT GCCCAGGCACAAGACATTGTACCAACCATTGGTTTCAGTATAGAGAAGTTTAAGACGTCCAG TCTTTCCTTCACAGTATTCGACATGTCTGGTCAAGGGAGATACAGAAACCTCTGGGAGCATTACTACAA GGAAGGTCAGGCTATTATATTTGTCATTGATAGTGCGGACAAACTGAGGATGGTTGTGGCCAAAGAAGAACTGGACACATTACTAAATCACCATG ATATCAAACACAGGAGGATCCCTATCCTGTTCTTTGCTAACAAGATGGATGTCAGGGATGCTCTGTCTTCAGTCAAGGTctcacagctgctctgcttgGAGAACATCAAAGACAAACCCTGGCACATCTG TGCCACGGATGCCCTGAAAGGAGAAGGTTTACAAGAGGGAGTCGACTGGTTACAAGGTATGCTGACAGTTCATAAGAATGAAA atcaaatcaaaacaatgagaACATGA
- the arl6 gene encoding ADP-ribosylation factor-like protein 6 isoform X2: protein MGLFDKLAGWLGLKKEVNVLCLGLDNSGKTTIINQLKPSNAQAQDIVPTIGFSIEKFKTSSLSFTVFDMSGQGRYRNLWEHYYKEGQAIIFVIDSADKLRMVVAKEELDTLLNHHDIKHRRIPILFFANKMDVRDALSSVKVSQLLCLENIKDKPWHICATDALKGEGLQEGVDWLQDQIKTMRT from the exons ATGGGGCTGTTCGACAAGTTGGCAGGATGGCTGGGGTTGAAGAAGGAGGTGAATGTGCTCTGTCTTGGCTTGGACAACAGCGGAAAAACAACAATCATTAACCAACTCAAGCCCTCCAAT GCCCAGGCACAAGACATTGTACCAACCATTGGTTTCAGTATAGAGAAGTTTAAGACGTCCAG TCTTTCCTTCACAGTATTCGACATGTCTGGTCAAGGGAGATACAGAAACCTCTGGGAGCATTACTACAA GGAAGGTCAGGCTATTATATTTGTCATTGATAGTGCGGACAAACTGAGGATGGTTGTGGCCAAAGAAGAACTGGACACATTACTAAATCACCATG ATATCAAACACAGGAGGATCCCTATCCTGTTCTTTGCTAACAAGATGGATGTCAGGGATGCTCTGTCTTCAGTCAAGGTctcacagctgctctgcttgGAGAACATCAAAGACAAACCCTGGCACATCTG TGCCACGGATGCCCTGAAAGGAGAAGGTTTACAAGAGGGAGTCGACTGGTTACAAG atcaaatcaaaacaatgagaACATGA
- the slc5a7a gene encoding high-affinity choline transporter 1: MTIHVEGLVAIAVFYLLILFVGIWAAWKNKNSGEGTDRSETIMVGGRDIGLFVGGFTMTATWVGGGYINGTAEYVYLPDFGLAWAQAPFGYALSLVVGGLFFAKPMRSRGYVTMLDPFQHLYGKRMGGLLFIPALMGEIFWSAAILSALGATLSVIVDINIKMSVVISALIAIFYTLVGGLYSVAYTDVVQLFCIFVGLWISVPFALTNPAVSDITVTAVKQVYQSPWRGSINKSDTWIWIDNFCLLMLGGIPWQVYFQRVLSASSATYAQVLSFLAAFGCLVMAVPSVLIGAIGASTDWNQTTYGPVPPREKDQADMILPIVLQHLCPPFVSFFGLGAVSAAVMSSADSSILSASSMFARNIYQLAFRQSASDREIVWVMRITIFVFGGLATVMALVTGTVYGLWYLSSDLVYVIIFPQLLSVLFVKGTNTYGSVAAYLFGMVLRIGGGEPYLQLPPFIYYPGWTTEKRMHHMTGEMEEVVIQKFPFKTVSMLASFLGNAVFSYLAKYLFESGKISHKYDFLDAVVSKHSGEIMDKTTLVARGNNIGLSEMTSVKPRLSVTLAAAFTRRDTLPTETVEEEEESSPDFSQHDEE; this comes from the exons ATGACCATCCACGTAGAGGGGCTGGTGGCCATCGCGGTCTTCTACCTGCTGATCCTGTTCGTGGGCATCTGGGCAGCATGGAAGAACAAAAACTCCGGGGAGGGCACCGACCGCAGCGAGACCATCATGGTCGGCGGGAGGGACATTGGATTATTTGTCGGTGGATTTACCATGACAG CAACCTGGGTGGGAGGAGGGTACATCAATGGCACAGCTGAGTATGTGTACCTGCCAGATTTTGGTTTGGCTTGGGCACAGGCTCCCTTTGGCTACGCCCTCAGTCTGGTTGTGG GGGGTCTTTTTTTCGCCAAGCCCATGCGCTCACGAGGTTATGTCACCATGTTGGACCCTTTCCAGCATCTTTACGGGAAGCGCATGGGAGGCCTTCTCTTCATACCTGCACTCATGGGTGAGATCTTCTGGTCTGCGGCCATCTTATCTGCACTCG GTGCTACTCTGAGCGTCATCGTGGACATCAACATTAAGATGTCTGTGGTTATTTCAGCACTCATTGCAATCTTTTACACCCTGGTTGGAGGACTGTACTCTGTGGCCTACACTGATGTGGTGCAGCTCTTCTGTATCTTTGTTGGCTTG TGGATCAGTGTCCCCTTTGCTTTGACCAACCCCGCCGTGTCAGATATCACTGTTACAGCAGTGAAGCAGGTCTATCAATCACCCTGGAGAGGCAGCATTAATAAGAGCGACACCTGGATCTGGATCGACAACTTCTGCCTCCTG ATGCTTGGAGGAATACCTTGGCAGGTCTACTTCCAGAGAgtcctctctgcttcctcagCCACCTACGCTCAGGTCCTCTCCTTCCTGGCTGCCTTCGGCTGCCTCGTTATGGCTGTGCCCTCGGTTCTCATCGGCGCCATCGGGGCCTCCACAG ACTGGAACCAGACAACTTATGGTCCCGTCCCTCCCAGAGAAAAGGATCAAGCAGATATGATCCTACCCATCGTGCTCCAACACCTTTGTCCACCGTTCGTCTCGTTTTTTGGCCTCGGCGCAGTGTCTGCAGCTGTCATGTCCTCCGCGGACTCTTCCATCCTCTCAGCGAGCTCCATGTTTGCAAGGAATATCTACCAGCTCGCCTTCAGACAGTCA GCATCTGACCGTGAGATTGTGTGGGTGATGCGCATCACCATCTTTGTCTTTGGTGGCCTTGCCACAGTGATGGCACTGGTTACCGGGACAGTCTACGGCCTCTGGTACCTGAGCTCCGACCTGGTTTATGTGATCATCTTCCCCCAGCTGCTCAGCGTGCTCTTCGTAAAAGGCACCAACACGTATGGCTCAGTGGCTGCCTACCTGTTTGGCATGGTGTTGCGTATAGGTGGAGGCGAGCCCTACCTACAGCTGCCTCCCTTCATTTATTACCCCGGCTGGACCACCGAGAAGCGAATGCATCACATGACCGGAGAAATGGAGGAAGTTGTCATTCAGAAATTCCCCTTTAAGACCGTCTCTATGCTCGCATCTTTTCTGGGTAATGCTGTTTTCTCCTACCTGGCCAAGTACCTGTTCGAGAGCGGCAAGATTTCACACAAATACGACTTTCTCGACGCCGTGGTGTCCAAACACAGTGGTGAGATTATGGATAAAACAACGCTTGTTGCTCGTGGCAACAACATTGGGCTGTCGGAGATGACATCCGTCAAACCGCGCCTGAGTGTGACCTTGGCGGCTGCCTTCACTCGTCGTGATACACTGCCAACAGAAACtgtagaagaggaggaggaatccAGTCCTGACTTCTCCCAACACGATGAAGAATGA